The following are encoded in a window of Dysidea avara chromosome 4, odDysAvar1.4, whole genome shotgun sequence genomic DNA:
- the LOC136253584 gene encoding cuticle collagen 1-like → GPRGYLGAQGPKGVQGAPGIPGRSGPKGNRGLPGHPGRRGPTGQVGVQGPPGPPGLPGTPGSSEFCPEFDGVDLGLLQPNPKEYEAIQRLTFRRERNFACSLRDASQPLLQQLAFNYCYAGQDRDIGL, encoded by the exons GGACCTCGTGGTTACCTTGGAGCACAGGGACCTAAAGGAGTACAAGGTGCTCCCGGAATACCTGGTAGAAGTGGTCCCAAGGGAAACAGAGGATTACCAGGTCATCCAGGCAGACGAGGCCCTACAGGTCAAGTTGGTGTACAAGGACCCCCTGGACCACCTGGATTGCCAGGAACTCCTGGAAGCTCTGAGTTCTGTCCTGAATTTGATGGAGTTGATTTGGGACTG TTGCAACCTAATCCAAAAGAATATGAAGCAATTCAACGACTAACCTTTAGGAGGGAAAGAAATTTTGCCTGCTCTTTAAGAGATGCCAGTCAGCCACTACTTCAACAGCTGGCTTTTAACTATTGCTATGCTGGTCAAGACAGGGACATAGGACTGTAG